The nucleotide sequence GCAGCCGTTCTGGCCGATGGTCGAGCCGAACGAGGCGGCGAAGTTGGCGATGCCTTCCGGCGTGCCCAGGCGTTGGGTTTGTGTCTGCACACTCATCGGGATCGAACCGGCGCTGGTGCGCGAGGTGAAGGCGAAAGCCAGCACGGGGAAGACTTTTTTCACGAAGCGCAGCGGGTTCAGGCCGACGCCGGCGATGATGGCCAGGTGCACCAGGAACATCAAGATCAGCGCGCTGTACGAGGCGACGACGAAGTTGATCAGTTTCAAAATGTCCGTATAGCTCGACGATGCCACCACTTCAAACATCAGCGCAAATACGCCATAGGGCGTCAGGCGCAGCACCAGGGTGACCATGCGCATGACGATGGCGTGCGCCACTTTCATGAAGCTCTCGAAGGAAGCGAATATTTCCGGCTTTTTCGCGGCGATGCCCGTGGCCGAGATACCGATGAAGATGGAGAACACCACCACAGCGATGGTCGACGTCTTGCGCGCGCCCGTCATGTCGAGGAAGGGGTTGGTCGGCACGAAGCTGACCAGCAACTTTGGCAAGGACAGGGCTTTCGCCGTTTCCAGCGAGCCTTGCAGCTGCACGCCGCGCGCCACTTCGGCCGCGCTCGACGTCAGGCCGACAGCCGTCAAGCCGAACAGCTTGGCCATCAGGATGCCCAGCGCGGCGGCGATCGTGGTGGTGATCAGGAGGGTGCCGATGGTCAGCGCGCTGATCTTGCCCAGGGAACTGGCATCCTTGAGTTTCAGGATGGCGGAAATGATGGAGACCATGATCAGCGGCATGATGATCATTTGCAGCAGTTTCACGTAGCCGCTGCCGACGATGTCGATGTATTCATTGGTGCCCGCGATGATGGGCGAACCGGCGCCATACAGCGCTTGCGCTGCCGCACCCAGCAGTACGCCCAGGCCCAGGCCCGTGAAGACGCGAACGGTAAACGTCGCGTGTTTGCGTTGCTGGTGGAACATGAAAGCGAAGACGATCAGCGCAACGAGCAGGTTCAGAATGATGTTAATTGCCATGAAGGGGCCTTATCTTGGTTTTATTCGAGACTGCAGAGAGCATGAGAACTTTACTACAAGTAATTGCTGCCCCAGCCCGGGGCGGAAGGGCAAGCACTGTACAGTACTATGGGGGCGTTTTATACGATGCCGCTGCGAATATTACGCTATATGAATATGCTCCACAGGCATAAGCGCAGGTATAGGTCTGCCGGATGATTGTGAAAAGGTAGATTTCGTGCCAGCATTGCATGTTTGTTCGCTTGCTAATTTGGCGCACTATTTTTTAAGGAAAAAGATGAATGCTTTAACGGAAGCTCAAGTACTCGATGCGGAAGAGCGCTTGCGCCTGGCCATGATGGCCTCCGACGTGGCGGCACTGAATGTGCTGCTGGCCGATGACTTATTGTTTACGAATCACCTGGGTCATCTGCTGAGCAAGCATGCGGACCTGGCAGCGCATGAGCAGCGCTTGCTGACCATCACCGATCTGCGCGCCTCCGAGCGCCATGTGCGCATCAACGGCAACGTGGCCGTGGTCTCCGTGCGCATGCAGCTGACGGGCAGTTATCACGACGTGGAAACGCATGGCGACTTCCGTTTTACGCGCGTCTGGACGCAGGATGTTGCCGGCGCGCTGCAAGTGATCGCCGCCCATTCGGGCGTCGTGGCATAGGGGTGATGTAGTGGATCATCGTTCCAAAGGGCAGTTGTTTGAAGCTGTCATCGCCGCCGGTCCGGCCACTCTGGCCATTACGGCCGGCTATCCCCTGCTGGTGTACAACCTGGTGCGCACCTGGGCCGACGCACCCGGCGCCAATGCCCTGGCCGGGCTATTGCTGACGGGCGGCCTGTGGGCATTGCTGGAATTCTGGCGCATCGCGCTGGCGACAGTGGCGCGCAAGGCCTACGCGTTCAATTGGCGCTTCTGGCTCGCCATCGCCAGCTTTCTTGGCTGCTTCGTGCGCTTCGTGCCGGACATGCCGGCCGGACTGATGTTGTTGTTGATGGTGCTGCCGGCGCTGGCGTGGACGCATTTCATCTTGCTGCAGGTCAAACGTCCGCGCGGCGTCTGAGTTTCGCACAAGCAGCGCAAGCCGTGGCAAGATCGTCATGCCACGGCCCCTGGCTATCGATATAATCATTCCCCGCATGCACGGCAAACGGCATGTTTGGCGTAACTTCTCTTATTTTGAAAGAATTTCGATGAAAGCTCTCTTTTTGCTGCTGTTCGTATCGGGCGCGGCCCTGGCCGATGATACTGCCATGTTGCAATGCCGTTCGCTGACCGATATCGCCAGCCGCGTGAAATGCTATGACGCCATTCCTCTGGGCGCCGCCGCGCCTGTCGCCGCCCCCGTTGTCGCGGTGCCGACCGCGCAGCAGCGCGAGCAGAGCTTTGGCATGGAAACGGTCAAGGCGCCCAAGGCAGCCGAGCCGGAAGAACACAAGTCGATCAGCAGCAGCATCGCCGGCAAGTTTGATGGCTGGAGTGGCAACGAACTGATCAAATTGAGCAATGGCCAGGTGTGGCGTATCGTCGATGGAAGCTCCGCCGTGCTGCCGCCGCTGAGCAATCCCAAGGTGACGGTCGAACGCAATTTCGTCGGCACCTTCTTTCTGAAGATCGAAGGCACGAACAACTCGCCCAAGGTACGCCGCGTGCAATAAGCTGCGCCAGTCCCAGTCCCAGTCCCAGTCCCAGTCCCAGTCCCAGTCCCAGTCCGATTCTCAGTCCTCGGCGTCGAGCCAGGCGATGCGTCCATTGCCCGCCTCATGCAGATGGGCGAGCAGGGCGGTGGCGGCCGTTTCAGGCAGACTGAAGTCGAACAGCACGTCTTCGCTGTGCGCCACGTTCTGCAAGGTGGCGCCAGCGCTATCGAGTTCGCGGCGCAGCATGCCTTCCATCGCATATGGCACCGTGCAGCGCAAGGTTCGCTGGCGCACGATGGCCGTCTTTTCCGCCTGCAACAGCGCTTGCGCCACGCTGTCCGTATAGGCGCGCACCAGGCCGCCGGCGCCCAGCTTGATCCCGCCAAAGTAACGCACGACTGTCGCCAGCACGCCTTCCAGGTCCTGGTGGCGCAGCACGTCGAGCATGGGCCGTCCGGCCGTGCCGCTCGGTTCGCCATCATCGACGGCCGCCGATTGCCCGCCCGCCAGCAGGGCCCAGCACACATGGCAGGCGCCCGGATGCTGCGCCTTCAAGTCATTGACCACCTGCTGCGCGCTGGCGCGGTCCGTCATCGGCTGCACGCAACCGATGAAACGGCTTTTCTTGATGATCAGTTCGCTGTGGACGGGGGTGGCAATGGTAAACGGCATGGCGGGTGCGAAGGCGGGTAAAGCAGCATGATAGAGGAAATGCGCGCCGGGCACGAGCCGGTGCCGCCTAGGCTCCCGATGGCGACACCAGTTCGCGCAGCGCCGCGTCGCGCACCTGCAGAATGTCGAACAGTCCCAGCGCGTGCAGGGCGGGCAAGGCGTCGAGGATGTCGCGCTCGGCGACGGCCTTTTCGTCGATGCTGCTGGCGTCATCCAGCCATAGCCTGGCATTGGCGAGGAAGGCGCCCACCGTGCCCTTGCGCACGGTGACGCCATTGAACTGGCCCTGGTTTTGTTGATCGGCTAATACGTCTTCTGCACGCATGGTGAACTCCTGAACGATGGAAAGACTCCACTGTATGATGACGGGATTGTCTTGCCTGCGTTGTTTATGTCATTCGATACGTCAAATCCGTCAATTTTGCCAGCGTCGCTGCCGTCGCCGTTGCGTGCCATGCGCATTGCCCAGCCGCAGGAACGGGTGACGGCGGCGCACCGCCATGCCAGCGGCCAGCTGTTCGGTGCGGTGCGGGGTTTGCTCTCCGTTGCCGCCGACAGCGGACAGTGGGTGGTGCCTGCCAGCCACTGCGTGTGGATGCCGCCCCATCACATCCATGCGCTGCGTTCGCATGGCCCGTTTGCGGGCTGGAGCGTGTATGTGGACGAGGCCAGTTGCGCCAGCTTGCCCGCCGCGCCTTGCGTGATGCGCGTCTCGGGCTTGCTGCGCGAGGCGGTGGCCCGCGCCAGCGCCTGGAACGATGGCGCGTTCGATGCTCGCCAAGCCCGGGTGGCGGGCGTGATTCTTGACGAGATCGCTGCCTCGCCGCACGAGCCATTCGGCTTGCCCTTGCCCACGGACCCGCGCCTGTTGCGCGTGGCGCGCACCGTGCTCGATGACCTGGCCGACGAGCGGGGCGTGGAAGCGCTAGCCGCCTGGGCCGGCGTGTCGCCGCGCACCCTTGCCCGCCGCTTCACGATCGAGACCGGCTTTACCCCCTCGGCCTGGCGCCAGCGCGCCCGCATCCTGCGCGCCCTGGAATTATTGGCCGCCGGCCGGCCCGTCACGACCATTGCGCTGGACCTGGGCTACGACAACGTCAGCGCCTTCATCGCCATGTTCAAGCGGGTGATGGGCGTGACGCCGGGCAGGTATGGGGAGGCAATGGAATAGCTGGCGCGGAAAACAAAAAAGCCCACGAACCGAAATTCGTGGGCTTCTCTGAAGTATTTGGTAGGCCGTGCGGGATTCGAACCTGCGACCAACGGATTAAAAGTCCGCTGCTCTACCAGCTGAGCTAACGACCCAAAAACTTTGACTACTTGCTGCGGTAACACTGTGCGGTACGTGCTTGCCATGAAGGCAAGTAAGCGGACTGCAAATTCTTGGTAGGCCGTGCGGGATTCGAACCTGCGACCAACGGATTAAAAGTCCGCTGCTCTACCAGCTGAGCTAACGACCCAAGGGCGGCTATTATGACGGCCAAAGGCGGTTTTGGGAAGGGCAGGGGAGGAAAAAGCCTTGCATGGTCCTGATGCGCGGTCTAATATGGGTAGGTAGCCTACCTATATATATGCCATGTCCACTATCGAAGACCTTCCCATCCCCGAGCGCGCGCTGGCGCTGTCCGACGAATTGCGTACGGCGTTCAAGCGCTTGCTGCGTTCCATGCAGCGCGAAGGGGGCGAGCTGGAAGGCAGTGTATCGATGATGCAAACCATGCTGCTGGCGCTGATCCACGAGCAGCCAGGCATCGGCGTGGCAGCGCTGGCGCGGCTGCAGAATGTGCGCGGGCCCACCGTCAGCGCGCAAGTCAAGTCGCTGGCCGAAGCGGGGCTGGTCGAGCGCAGCGCACCCGATCCGCAGGACCGGCGCCGTTCCGGTCTGCAAGTGTCCGCGCAAGGCCTGGCCGTCCTCGAAACCTTGCGCGCGCGGCGCCGCGATGCGCTGGCGCGGCGCATCGCCCGCCTGTCGCCGCAACAGATCGATGCGCTGGCCGCCGCCATGCAGCCCCTGCTTGAGATAGGCCAGGCATGAGCGACCACGATCACGCCGCAGGCGCAGAAAAAGACGCGGCCAAACCCGTCACCGAGCGCGAAGTGCGCGCCATCTACCTGGGCCTGATGGCCGTGCTGGGCCTTGGTGCGCTGGACCAGAGCATCGTCGCCACGGCCTTGCCGCGCATCGTCGATGACCTTGGCGGCATGGCGCATCTGTCGTGGGTGGTCACGGCGTATGTGCTGGCGTCGACGGCCACCATGCCCCTGTACGGGAAGCTGGCCGACCAGTATGGTCGCCGCCCCATGATCTTTACGGCCCTGCTGACCTTTTTGCTCGGTTCCGTGCTGTGCGGGCTGGCGCAGAACATGACGGAGCTGATCATCTTCCGCGCCATCCAGGGCCTCGGCGCGGGCGGCTTCATGCCGCTGGCGCAAATCATCATCGGCGACATCGTGCCGCCGGCCGAGCGGGGCAAGCGCCAGGGCATGGTGCCCATCGTGTTTGCCGTCACCAGCGTGCTGGGCCCCGTGCTGGGCGGCGTCATTACGGATGCCTTGTCGTGGCACTGGATTTTCTATGTCAACCTGCCCATCGGCGCGGCCGCCTTTGTCATCATTGCGCGCGCCATGCGCAAGCCCGCACGCACCCATGCGCACAAGATCGACTACCTGGGTTCTGCCTTGCTGACGGGGGCCATCACGGCGGCTCTGCTGGTGCTGGCGCTGGGCGGCACCGAGTGGCCGTGGGACTCGCTGGCCATCAAGGTGTGCGGTGGCGTCGCCCTGCTGCTGGGCGCCTGGCTGGCCTTCCACGTGGGGCGGGTGGATGAACCCGTGCTGCCGCCCGACCTGTTCGAGAACCGTACTTTCAATATCGCCAGCCTGGTGATGGCCATGACTTTCATGGGCCTGATGGGCGCCAGCGTCTTCTTCCCCCTGTTCTTCCAGCTGGTGATGGGCGCCAGTCCCGCCGAATCGGGCGTGATGACGGTGGCCATGATGGTGGGGCTGGTGGCCTCGTCGATGTTCAACGGCCGGGTGTTGTCGCGCTCGGGCAAGTACAAGATGGTGCAGGTGGCGGGGCTGGCGGTGGCGCTGGTGGCGTTTGCCGTGCTGGCCTGGGCCATGGCAACGTCGCGCGGTTACTGGATCATCGAGCCGGCCATCTTCTTCCTGGGCACGGGGCTGGGACTGGTGATGCCGAACATGACGATCGCCGTGCAAAATGCCTTGCCCCTGGCGCGCCGTGGCGTGGGCACGGCCATGCTGGCCTTTTTCCGCTCGCTGGGCGGCTTGCTGGGCGTGACGGCGTCCGGCGCCATCCTTGCACACCAGCTGCACCAGCATGGCGTGGAAGCCGTCTCGGCGCTGGGTGCGCACGCGGCGTCGCAGACGGTGGAAGTCTACCGCCACGCGATCGCCAGCGTGTTTGGCGCCGGCGCCGTGCTGCTGCTATTGGGACTGGTCTTCCTGCTGTTCCTGCCGGAACTGCCCCTGGAGGGGCATCCGGCAACGGTCAAGGATGATGGATGATCAATAGCGTTCCAGCCAGTGCGCGTACGGCGCCGGCAGGGTCCACGAGGCGCGCTCCACGCCGAGTTCCTTGGCGGCAAAGTATGCCCAGTGCGGATTGGCCAGGTGCGCCTTGCCGACCATCACCACGTCCAGCTGTTCTTCCTTGACGACACGCTCGGCGATGGCCGGCGTGCCGAAGCCCCAGGCGGACGAGACGGGCACACCTGCTTCGCGGCGGACTCTTTCTGCAATCGGGCCCATGAAGGCGGGGCCCCACGGAATCGATACGTCGGGAATCGTGAAGCCCATGCTGACGCTGAGCATATCCATGCCCGCATCCTTGAACTGGCGCACCAGGCCTATCGATTCGAGCAGGGTTTGCTCGTCGCGGCCGTCGAATTCCAGCACGCCAAAGCGGATCGTCAGCGGCAGGTGCTCGGGCCACACTTCACGCACGGCTTTCAAGGTTTCCAGCAGGAAGCGGCTGCGGTTTTCCACGCTGCCGCCATAGATGTCGTCGCGCTGGTTCGAGTGGGCGGAAAAGAAGCTTTGCGCCAGGTAGCCGTGGGCGAAGTGCAGTTCCAGCCATTCGAAGCCCACTTCGCGGGCGCGCACGGCGGCGTCGACGAAGTTCTGGCGCACGCGGGCGATATCGTCGAGGTCCATGGCGCGCGGCACTTTCGGCAGGCCGCCGCCAAAGGCAATGGCGGACGGGGCGATGGTTTGCCAGCCGCGTGTATCACCTTCAGCGATATGGTCATCGCCTTCCCATGGGCGGTTGGCGCTGGCCTTGCGGCCCGCGTGGGCGATCTGGATGCCGGGCACGGAGCCGGCCGCCTTGATGGCTTTCACGACAGGTAAGAAGGCTTGCGCCAGATCATCGTTCCAGATGCCCGTGCAGCCGGGCGTGATGCGGCCTTCTGGCGCCACGGCCGTCGCTTCGACGATCACCAGTCCCGCGCCGCCACGGGCCATGCCCGCGTAATGCGACAGGTGCCAGTCGTTGACCTGGCCATCGACGGCCATGTACTGGCACATGGGCGGCACGGCGATGCGGTTGCGCAGGGTGATATCTTTAAGACTGAATGGCTGGAAGAGGGCGGACATGGTGGCCTTTGTGTGTTGGTGGACAGGTAGATAAGTACTGATTCGGTAGTTCGTAAATATTCGAAGAATGGAATTAGTATAGCGCATGCTGTATGATTCTGCTCATGCGTCCACACAAACATCCCTCCGCCAGCGAATTCGTGCTCGAAAGAGTGCTGTACGCCTTGAGCGATTCCATCCGCCTCGACATCGTGCGCCACCTGGCCAGAGTTGACGCGGCCGCTTGTGGCGACCTCGATGGCGGACGGCCGAAGTCGACTGTCTCGCACCATTTCAAGGTCTTGCGCGAAGCTGGCCTGGTCTACACGGAAAACGCGGGCACGACGCACATGAACACCCTGCGCCGCACCGATATCGAGAGCCGCTTCCCCGGTTTGCTCGATGCCATCCTGGCGCAGCAGCCATTGTCCGCCGAGGCGCCGGAGGCGGGCGGGCAGGAAGTCTAGCTGCCTGCCGTGCCCCGCCATCTTCCAGGCTCGGCTATCATATCGGCCTTTCGGTAAATCCTCAGCCGCGCGCCCGTTGCGCGATGGGCTGGCGACACTACCTGGCATGGCAAGGGATGGGAATGACGGCAGTAGCATCGGTATCACAGGCGGACCTGGCAAATCGTCCGCAGTTTGGCTGGATCAATGGTTTGAAGGCGGGCGCGGCGCAGTTGATCGTGTTGCACCACCTGGCGTTTTACGGGCCCATGTCCGACTATGTGCAGCCCCTGTGGCCCGCATTGCTGGACTGGCTGGGCGGCAGCGCGCGCATCGCCGTGCAAGTGTTTCTCGTCATCGGCGGCTTTCTCGTCGCCAAATCCCTTTCGCCTGCCGGCCGCCCCGGCATCGCCTCGCCGCTGCAGGCGATCTGGCGCCGCTATGCCAAGCTGGCGCCGCCTTTCCTGGCTGCCACCTTGCTTGCCGCCGTCATTACGCCTGTGGCTGGTATCTGGATGCTGCATGATTCCATGTCGGCCGCCGTCACCATGGGCCAGCTGAGCGCCCATGCCTTGCTGCTGCATGGCGTGCTGGGCTATGAATCGCTGTCGGCCGGCGCCTGGTACGTGGCCATCGATTTCCAGCTATACCTGCTGACGGTATCGCTGCTGTGGCTGGGCGGCCGCCTGGCGGGCCAGCGGCGCATGGGCTGGCTGATGCCGCTGGCCGTTACATTGGGTATCACCTTTTCCCTGCTGTACTTCAATCTCGATGCGGGCTGGGACAACTGGGCGCCGTATTTCTTCGGCAGCTACGGCCTCGGCATGCTGGCCTGGTGGGCCAGCGACCCGGCCCGCAAGCCCGGTTCCATGACCGCGCTCATGGCGATGGCCGCCGTGCCCGTGCTGCTGGCCCTGGCCGTCGACTACCGCAGCCGCATCGCCCTGGCGCTGATCGTCGCCTGCGTCCTGTTCCTGTTCGGCCGTGCCCGCACGCCTGCGCAGGGCGGCGCCTGGCATATCATCAATACCCTGGGCCGCATCTCGTATGCCGTGTTTCTCGTGCACTTTCCCGTCAGCCTGCTGGTCAATGCCTTGTTTACCGCCTATGTCCCATTGGAGCCGGCCTGGCAGGCGCTGGGCATGCTGACGGCCTGGGGCGCCAGCCTGGTGGCCGGGGCCGCGTTTTACCGCTGGGTGGAGGTGCCGTTGGGGCGGGTGATGGGCAGTGTGGTGGCGCATCTGGCGGGGCGGCCGGCATGGGTATCGCGTTAAGGTCGAAGATGTCGAGTGCCGATCGCGCTCGCCTTCTGAAATAATGCTGCCTGTTTCTATTCTGAAAAACAAAAAAGCCAACCGCGAACGGTTGGCTTCTTCATAGTATTTGGTAGGCCGTGCGGGATTCGAACCTGCGACCAACGGATTAAAAGTCCGCTGCTCTACCAGCTGAGCTAACGACCCAAAAACTTTTTACAACAACTTCGGTAACACTGTGCCGTAAAAAAATGCTTGCTATAACAACTCGCAAGCAGATCAGTACTGCGTATTCGTGGTAGGCCGTGCGGGATTCGAACCTGCGACCAACGGATTAAAAGTCCGCTGCTCTACCAGCTGAGCTAACGACCCGAAGAAGAAAGATTATAGGGGGTGCCCGGGATTCTGTCAAACCTAACGGGCAACTTTTTCCCCGGTTTTACTTTTTGCCGCCCCGTTCCTTCGCTGCCTGGGCGGCGCTGGAGTCAGGGTAGCGCGAGATCAGGGCGTTCAGCGTCTTGGTCGCGTTCGACTTGTCTTTCAGCTCCGTGTAGCAGCTGGCGATGTTGAGCATGGCGTCGGGCGCCTTCGGGCTGTCCGGATAATGCTTCAGCACGGCCTGCTGGGCCGTGATGGCGCTCTTGCAGTCACGCTGGGCGTAATAGGCATTTCCCAGCCAGTATTGCGCGTTGGCCGCGTAGGCCGATTCCGGATAGCGTTTCACGAAGGCGTCCAGTGCCGTGACAGCGCCCTTGTAGTCGCCCGACTTGAACAGGCCGAACGCGGACTCATACGAGCTTTGCTCGGAGACGCCTACGGCCGCTTCCTGGCCATCGATGGTGACCTGGCGCGGCTCCAGCTTGCGCAGGCGCGCGTCGATGTCGGTGTAGAAATCCTTCTGGCGCTTTTGCGTGTTCGCCAGGTCGTTGCCCAGCACTTCGATCTGGCCGCGCAGGCGGGCGATCTCTTGCATGGTCTGGTCGTGCTGGTTGAGCAGGCTCAAGGTGCTGGTCTTGTCCGCCTTGGTGTCGATGCGGCCGTTCAGGTCGCGCGCCATGGCGTCCACCTTGGCGCGCAGCTCCAAGATGGCCTTGCGCGCTTCGTCGTCGTCGAACAGGGCGGCGTTGGCGTGCAGGGGCAGGTAGGCAAACGCGGCCATCAAGGCGGCGGCGACGCCGGCTTTCGAGAATGTCATCATGGGTCGGGCTTTCAAAGGTTACGCAAAACATGCAAACGGGGCGCCGGGCGGTGAATCACCGCGCTGCGCCCCATTATTATGCCTATGACTGGCCAGTTAGGTAAGCGTCAATGCTGCAGCGCTCACCCATGAACATCAATAAACGATGTCAGCGCGGCGGTTTTCAGCCCATGCTGCTTCGTTGCTGCCTTGTGCTTTAGGCTTTTCTTTGCCCAGCGACACGGCTTCCATTTGGCCTTCTGGCACGCCCAGGGCGGCCATCGACTTGCGCACGGCTTCAGCACGTTT is from Janthinobacterium sp. 61 and encodes:
- a CDS encoding helix-turn-helix domain-containing protein — its product is MRIAQPQERVTAAHRHASGQLFGAVRGLLSVAADSGQWVVPASHCVWMPPHHIHALRSHGPFAGWSVYVDEASCASLPAAPCVMRVSGLLREAVARASAWNDGAFDARQARVAGVILDEIAASPHEPFGLPLPTDPRLLRVARTVLDDLADERGVEALAAWAGVSPRTLARRFTIETGFTPSAWRQRARILRALELLAAGRPVTTIALDLGYDNVSAFIAMFKRVMGVTPGRYGEAME
- a CDS encoding helix-turn-helix transcriptional regulator, producing MRPHKHPSASEFVLERVLYALSDSIRLDIVRHLARVDAAACGDLDGGRPKSTVSHHFKVLREAGLVYTENAGTTHMNTLRRTDIESRFPGLLDAILAQQPLSAEAPEAGGQEV
- a CDS encoding MDR family MFS transporter, with translation MSDHDHAAGAEKDAAKPVTEREVRAIYLGLMAVLGLGALDQSIVATALPRIVDDLGGMAHLSWVVTAYVLASTATMPLYGKLADQYGRRPMIFTALLTFLLGSVLCGLAQNMTELIIFRAIQGLGAGGFMPLAQIIIGDIVPPAERGKRQGMVPIVFAVTSVLGPVLGGVITDALSWHWIFYVNLPIGAAAFVIIARAMRKPARTHAHKIDYLGSALLTGAITAALLVLALGGTEWPWDSLAIKVCGGVALLLGAWLAFHVGRVDEPVLPPDLFENRTFNIASLVMAMTFMGLMGASVFFPLFFQLVMGASPAESGVMTVAMMVGLVASSMFNGRVLSRSGKYKMVQVAGLAVALVAFAVLAWAMATSRGYWIIEPAIFFLGTGLGLVMPNMTIAVQNALPLARRGVGTAMLAFFRSLGGLLGVTASGAILAHQLHQHGVEAVSALGAHAASQTVEVYRHAIASVFGAGAVLLLLGLVFLLFLPELPLEGHPATVKDDG
- a CDS encoding MarR family winged helix-turn-helix transcriptional regulator, which gives rise to MSTIEDLPIPERALALSDELRTAFKRLLRSMQREGGELEGSVSMMQTMLLALIHEQPGIGVAALARLQNVRGPTVSAQVKSLAEAGLVERSAPDPQDRRRSGLQVSAQGLAVLETLRARRRDALARRIARLSPQQIDALAAAMQPLLEIGQA
- a CDS encoding NADH:flavin oxidoreductase/NADH oxidase — protein: MSALFQPFSLKDITLRNRIAVPPMCQYMAVDGQVNDWHLSHYAGMARGGAGLVIVEATAVAPEGRITPGCTGIWNDDLAQAFLPVVKAIKAAGSVPGIQIAHAGRKASANRPWEGDDHIAEGDTRGWQTIAPSAIAFGGGLPKVPRAMDLDDIARVRQNFVDAAVRAREVGFEWLELHFAHGYLAQSFFSAHSNQRDDIYGGSVENRSRFLLETLKAVREVWPEHLPLTIRFGVLEFDGRDEQTLLESIGLVRQFKDAGMDMLSVSMGFTIPDVSIPWGPAFMGPIAERVRREAGVPVSSAWGFGTPAIAERVVKEEQLDVVMVGKAHLANPHWAYFAAKELGVERASWTLPAPYAHWLERY
- a CDS encoding YigZ family protein yields the protein MPFTIATPVHSELIIKKSRFIGCVQPMTDRASAQQVVNDLKAQHPGACHVCWALLAGGQSAAVDDGEPSGTAGRPMLDVLRHQDLEGVLATVVRYFGGIKLGAGGLVRAYTDSVAQALLQAEKTAIVRQRTLRCTVPYAMEGMLRRELDSAGATLQNVAHSEDVLFDFSLPETAATALLAHLHEAGNGRIAWLDAED
- a CDS encoding acyltransferase, whose protein sequence is MTAVASVSQADLANRPQFGWINGLKAGAAQLIVLHHLAFYGPMSDYVQPLWPALLDWLGGSARIAVQVFLVIGGFLVAKSLSPAGRPGIASPLQAIWRRYAKLAPPFLAATLLAAVITPVAGIWMLHDSMSAAVTMGQLSAHALLLHGVLGYESLSAGAWYVAIDFQLYLLTVSLLWLGGRLAGQRRMGWLMPLAVTLGITFSLLYFNLDAGWDNWAPYFFGSYGLGMLAWWASDPARKPGSMTALMAMAAVPVLLALAVDYRSRIALALIVACVLFLFGRARTPAQGGAWHIINTLGRISYAVFLVHFPVSLLVNALFTAYVPLEPAWQALGMLTAWGASLVAGAAFYRWVEVPLGRVMGSVVAHLAGRPAWVSR
- the ybgF gene encoding tol-pal system protein YbgF, which produces MMTFSKAGVAAALMAAFAYLPLHANAALFDDDEARKAILELRAKVDAMARDLNGRIDTKADKTSTLSLLNQHDQTMQEIARLRGQIEVLGNDLANTQKRQKDFYTDIDARLRKLEPRQVTIDGQEAAVGVSEQSSYESAFGLFKSGDYKGAVTALDAFVKRYPESAYAANAQYWLGNAYYAQRDCKSAITAQQAVLKHYPDSPKAPDAMLNIASCYTELKDKSNATKTLNALISRYPDSSAAQAAKERGGKK
- a CDS encoding nuclear transport factor 2 family protein, which gives rise to MNALTEAQVLDAEERLRLAMMASDVAALNVLLADDLLFTNHLGHLLSKHADLAAHEQRLLTITDLRASERHVRINGNVAVVSVRMQLTGSYHDVETHGDFRFTRVWTQDVAGALQVIAAHSGVVA
- a CDS encoding L-cystine transporter; protein product: MAINIILNLLVALIVFAFMFHQQRKHATFTVRVFTGLGLGVLLGAAAQALYGAGSPIIAGTNEYIDIVGSGYVKLLQMIIMPLIMVSIISAILKLKDASSLGKISALTIGTLLITTTIAAALGILMAKLFGLTAVGLTSSAAEVARGVQLQGSLETAKALSLPKLLVSFVPTNPFLDMTGARKTSTIAVVVFSIFIGISATGIAAKKPEIFASFESFMKVAHAIVMRMVTLVLRLTPYGVFALMFEVVASSSYTDILKLINFVVASYSALILMFLVHLAIIAGVGLNPLRFVKKVFPVLAFAFTSRTSAGSIPMSVQTQTQRLGTPEGIANFAASFGSTIGQNGCAGIYPAMLAVMIAPTVGVDPFTVSFLLPLLAIITIGSVGVAGVGGGATFAALIVLSAMDLPVALAGLLISVEPLIDMGRTALNVSGSITAGTVTSRVMGQTDLAVYNSDDAPDLDEAEHAA